The genomic interval TGTCGGAGGGGCGATTATCGGCGGTCTGGTGATGGGCGTTATGAACAACGGCATGTCTATCCTGGGCCTGGGCATCGACTGGCAGCAGGCGATCAAGGGAATGGTGCTGCTTCTTGCCGTCGGCTTCGATATTTACAATAAGAACAAATCGTCATGATCAGGCATGTTTCAGACCTAACAAAGCAATGGGAGCGTTAACATGCCTAAATGTACCAAACAAAAGCTACCCGATTTTCGGGATACCGGCAAGCAATTCGTTCATCGTAAAGGATACGCAGGCAAGCCGCTCAGATGTAACCGGGTCGTCTTCCTGGTAAATATTTCTAATTGAATAGCGGCCGTCATCCAGAACGTATTGCTCCAGATAACCGGCTTCAGGGTCAGCGATCCAGTATTCAGGTATGGCGAATTTCGCATACGTATGCAGCTTTTCCAAGCGGTCGCGTTTCAACGTGGATGGAGAAACAATCTCAACTACCGGTTGTCGTCGTTGAGCGCGCATAGTCTTCATAAGTCAATCTTTGTTCGCGTATCGTGTCAGAATTGTCTTTTTTCTTCGCCATGCAAATCCCTCCCGTGCATGCCGAGTCAAGTACACAACCAATTATACCATATGAAAGTCGATTGACTTCAGCCGAAAACTATTTTACAATCGTAGTGCGCTTAATTTCCGGTTCTATTGAATCGGAAAGCGGGGGAACCACGTTTTTGGGGCGAATCGGCGTTGTGCGAACGTCGTAGGGAACCATCTTTCCCGGGCCCGTCAGCTAACCTCGTCAGCGGTGGATGGGTCAAAATCCGACTATTAATACTATTTCTTTGACCCTTTTCGGGTCTTTTTCTGTCTTCAAGACCCCTGCCGGCGGAAGCGCGCTTCCTGTCTGCTGCGGGTTGTTTTTTTTCCGCGGTGGCGTTCACATAGATGAAGGAGCGAAAA from Bacilli bacterium carries:
- a CDS encoding Uma2 family endonuclease: MKTMRAQRRQPVVEIVSPSTLKRDRLEKLHTYAKFAIPEYWIADPEAGYLEQYVLDDGRYSIRNIYQEDDPVTSERLACVSFTMNELLAGIPKIG